The window GAAAATTCTTCACAACCGAAAAGACGAATACACCCATTATATCATCATACCCCACTTTTTGGAAGGCGGTGAAAAAGCCTATGAAGAGATCAATGCCATTAAGGATGGGAAACTTATCTTATTGGACAAAATAATCCCCGGTATCCAAAATGAATATGGCGCAGTATATGAGAACTTTGAAAAGGATATCTACAACGCATTATTCCAGGCACTTCCACAATTAGGTAAATACCAGACCATCAAGATCATTTTCCCATCCTATACTTACTTCCCGGAGGAAATTCTAAAAGGCTTCTATAACTTTTGTCATGAATATGCCTTTAACTACAAAGTAGTACACAAGATCGAGGATGAGCCCATTAAAGACGGGGAAGTATTTATCAACCTGATGGAAGAAGACCTGGTGGTGCTATTGGAAAAGATCCAGAATACCAGGCTGAAGCCAGGCAAAAATGTAGGGATCATTTCCTATAATGAAACCCCCTTAAAACGCTTTATACTGGACGGGATAACTACCATCTCTACCAATTTTGTGGAGATGGGAGTGTCCACTGCGAAAATGATACTCAATAACGAATTGAAAAAGGTGGAAGTTCCATTTACGCTGATGCTACGCCCGTCACTCTGAACAATCTTCACTTATAAAGGATCAGGAAATTGTTACTGTAATGGATGGTATTCACTTGATAAAAAATGGCATAGCCAGGTAATATTACCCCATTCCATTTGCTTCTTACTGAAACCGCCCCCAATCGTGAATTTCAAGGTAATGACAAGTGGGAAGAATATGTAAAGCCGAAAGCTTGGTGACTAATTATACACAATTATCCGCCTGGGATCATACCAAACAAAATGACTGCTTCAGATCTTTGGGTCAGCATCATAAAATTGATTAGCGCTTTTGCATCCCATATGGATATCAATCGGGCATCATTACAAAAATCATAAAAATAAAACAGCGAAATGAGTAAACACCTACATTCATGTATTGTCTCATTTCGCTGTTGATTTACAGGCGTCAGGAAAGAATAATCGACATCTCAGTTTCCTCAATCCTTTCCCCTGCCAATAAGGTACCATTCATCAGGCAAAACTCACACTCACCCCTCCATCCTTCTCATCTTTCAGCAGGATACCCAATTCCTGCAGCTGGTTCCTGATCTTGTCGCTGGTAGCAAAATCCTTACGGCTCTTTGCCTCCTTGCGAATATCGATCAGTAACTGCAATACGCCGTCCAGCTTGGTATTGTCTCCGCCGGCGGAAGCCTGTTCATCCTGCAATCCAAAGATATCTTCGAGGTAGGCCTTGAAGGCTTTCCGCATCTTGTCAACCGTTCCATTAGAAAGGGCATTGGCAGCAATATGCTTATCCTTGATGCTGTTGATCACCGGTACCAGTTCAAACATATTCGCCAGGACCTTTGCGGTATTGAGGTCATCATTCATGAACTCGTTGAACTCATCCACCAGTTTATTCACCTTCTCATCCAGGTTGGTATCAGCAGCCGAAGGGGCACCAATGGCCAGGCTGCCGAGGAGTTTATAGGCATCCCACAAACGCCTCATGCCTTTCTGTGCAGCCTGTAAGGCCTCATTACCGAAATCAAGCGTGCTGCGGTAATGCGTCTGGAGGATGAAGAATCGAACGGTCATCGGATG is drawn from Flavihumibacter rivuli and contains these coding sequences:
- a CDS encoding GntR family transcriptional regulator; the encoded protein is MASDNIYRHIRIDEDSVTPKYLQLTNSILKGIEQGNITKDYVLPSINDLSYELDISRDTAEKAYRHLKNLGIIGSVPGKGYFIAKTDFFQTYKIFLLFNKLSAHKKIIYDSLVSTLGEKAAIDFYIYNNDFGLFKKILHNRKDEYTHYIIIPHFLEGGEKAYEEINAIKDGKLILLDKIIPGIQNEYGAVYENFEKDIYNALFQALPQLGKYQTIKIIFPSYTYFPEEILKGFYNFCHEYAFNYKVVHKIEDEPIKDGEVFINLMEEDLVVLLEKIQNTRLKPGKNVGIISYNETPLKRFILDGITTISTNFVEMGVSTAKMILNNELKKVEVPFTLMLRPSL